In the genome of Massilia sp. PAMC28688, one region contains:
- a CDS encoding EI24 domain-containing protein: MTPSTARPVLTAYGRALRSQFTGPMLRLSILPFLLSLVLWGLLLYFGYEPFRDYVATLFASYNGYGASSTFLGFSGMGVLKAIIVPLLSMLVLLPLMIVTSMIFMGVAGMPPIVRHVSARQYPKLEMKRGGSFMGSVMINLTGYLVFVPLWLLSLPLYAFAPLAVLAQVLLWGWLTSRVMAYDALADHASAQEMATIVRAHRRPLMLIGMVSGAAGALPGLAWVGGAIVSVLLFPILAALSVWLFTMVFIFTGLWYQYYCLQALEELRAQASPAQPLPA; the protein is encoded by the coding sequence ATGACCCCTTCCACCGCGCGCCCCGTCCTCACCGCCTATGGCCGCGCCCTGCGTTCCCAGTTCACCGGCCCCATGCTGCGCCTGTCGATCCTTCCCTTCCTGCTGTCGCTGGTGCTGTGGGGCTTGCTGCTGTATTTCGGCTATGAGCCGTTCCGCGATTACGTGGCCACCCTGTTTGCGTCCTACAACGGCTATGGCGCCAGCAGTACTTTCCTCGGCTTTTCCGGCATGGGCGTGCTCAAGGCGATCATCGTGCCGCTGCTGTCGATGCTGGTGCTGCTGCCCCTGATGATCGTCACGTCCATGATTTTCATGGGCGTGGCGGGGATGCCGCCCATCGTGCGCCACGTCAGCGCGCGCCAGTATCCCAAGCTGGAAATGAAGCGCGGCGGCAGTTTCATGGGCAGCGTCATGATCAACCTCACCGGCTACCTGGTATTCGTGCCGCTGTGGCTGCTCTCGCTGCCGCTGTATGCGTTCGCGCCGCTGGCGGTGCTGGCCCAGGTGCTGCTGTGGGGCTGGCTCACCTCGCGCGTGATGGCTTATGACGCCCTGGCCGACCACGCCAGTGCCCAGGAAATGGCAACCATCGTGCGCGCCCATCGCCGCCCCCTGATGCTGATCGGGATGGTTTCCGGCGCCGCCGGCGCCTTGCCCGGCCTGGCCTGGGTGGGCGGCGCCATCGTGTCGGTGCTGCTGTTTCCCATCCTCGCGGCGTTGTCGGTGTGGCTGTTTACGATGGTGTTCATCTTCACCGGCCTGTGGTACCAGTACTACTGCCTGCAGGCGCTCGAGGAATTGCGCGCCCAGGCCAGTCCCGCCCAGCCACTTCCCGCCTGA
- a CDS encoding wax ester/triacylglycerol synthase family O-acyltransferase, which translates to MLSKPRSGFSRKKMSTVDTAWLRMDSDGNLMMIVGVSMLSKPVSVTGLKQALESRFLVYKRFRSRVVSDLSGSWWQEQEVDLDDHVIHTALASGKGGASNKPALQALVGKLSQEPLNPEKPLWQMHLVDNCRGEDGKLRQALIIRIHHCIADGVALVGVFMSMFDKTPDEKDHSPSPRAAAAAEENPWEQIMLPVTAASIKAIDLSSNVFIKSMTMMTDLDKLPGQITAIGQTAGQLAMDAVKLTTMEEDTPTRLKGKPNGRKHVSWSEPLPLAEVKAISKAYGCSINDVLMASVAGALRAYLKGKGDDVAHDCDVRVMVPVNLRKSSRQQKLGNAFGLVPLVLPVGLENPVARLFEVRHRMNELKGSYTALVAMSVLGVLGATPRQVQNEIQNYFARKATAVMSNVPGPQQPLYIAGSQLDQCMFWVPQSGDIGIGVSILSYNGGVQFGIVTDDALVQDPDNIIKRFAPEFEKLVLLALMGDWD; encoded by the coding sequence ATGTTGTCGAAGCCCCGGTCCGGATTTAGCCGCAAGAAGATGTCGACGGTCGATACGGCCTGGCTGAGGATGGATTCCGACGGCAACCTGATGATGATCGTGGGCGTGTCCATGCTGAGCAAGCCGGTGAGCGTGACCGGGCTCAAGCAAGCGCTTGAATCGCGCTTCCTGGTGTACAAGCGGTTTCGCAGCCGGGTGGTGAGCGACCTGTCCGGGTCCTGGTGGCAAGAGCAGGAAGTGGACCTGGATGACCACGTCATCCACACGGCGCTGGCCTCCGGCAAGGGCGGGGCCAGCAACAAGCCGGCACTGCAGGCACTGGTGGGCAAGCTGTCGCAGGAGCCGCTCAATCCCGAAAAGCCGCTGTGGCAAATGCACCTGGTCGACAACTGCCGGGGCGAAGACGGCAAGCTGCGCCAGGCCCTGATCATCCGCATCCACCACTGCATTGCCGATGGCGTGGCGCTGGTGGGGGTGTTCATGTCCATGTTCGACAAGACGCCGGATGAAAAAGACCATTCGCCCTCGCCCCGTGCGGCCGCGGCGGCGGAAGAAAACCCGTGGGAGCAGATCATGCTGCCGGTGACGGCGGCCTCGATCAAGGCGATCGACCTGTCGTCCAACGTCTTCATCAAATCGATGACGATGATGACGGACCTGGACAAGCTGCCGGGGCAGATCACCGCCATCGGGCAGACCGCGGGCCAGCTGGCCATGGATGCGGTCAAGCTCACCACGATGGAAGAGGATACGCCCACGCGCCTGAAGGGCAAGCCGAACGGCAGGAAGCACGTGTCCTGGAGCGAGCCGCTGCCGCTGGCGGAAGTCAAGGCCATCAGCAAGGCCTATGGCTGCTCGATCAACGACGTGCTCATGGCCAGCGTGGCCGGGGCTTTGCGCGCATATCTGAAGGGCAAGGGCGACGACGTCGCGCATGACTGCGATGTACGCGTGATGGTGCCGGTGAACCTGCGCAAATCGAGCCGCCAGCAAAAGCTGGGCAACGCCTTCGGGCTGGTGCCGCTGGTGTTGCCGGTGGGGCTGGAAAACCCGGTGGCGCGGCTGTTCGAAGTGCGGCACCGCATGAATGAGCTCAAAGGCAGTTATACCGCGCTGGTGGCGATGTCGGTGCTGGGCGTGTTGGGGGCGACGCCCAGGCAGGTGCAAAACGAAATCCAGAATTATTTCGCGCGCAAGGCCACGGCCGTGATGAGCAATGTGCCGGGGCCGCAGCAGCCGCTGTATATCGCCGGCAGCCAGCTCGACCAGTGCATGTTCTGGGTGCCGCAGTCGGGCGATATCGGCATAGGCGTATCGATCCTGAGCTACAACGGCGGGGTACAGTTCGGCATCGTTACCGACGACGCCCTGGTGCAGGATCCGGACAACATCATCAAGCGCTTCGCACCGGAATTCGAAAAGCTGGTCTTGCTGGCGCTGATGGGCGACTGGGACTGA
- a CDS encoding FKBP-type peptidyl-prolyl cis-trans isomerase: MSMITTDSGLQYEDITVGEGAEAKAGQHVTVHYTGWLRNDDGSTGAKFDSSKDRNDPFQFSLGGGQVIRGWDEGVQGMKVGGARRLTIPASLGYGARGAGGVIPPNATLIFDVELLAV; this comes from the coding sequence ATGTCCATGATCACTACCGATAGCGGCCTGCAGTACGAAGACATCACCGTAGGCGAAGGCGCCGAGGCCAAGGCTGGCCAGCACGTCACCGTGCACTACACTGGCTGGCTGCGCAACGACGACGGCAGCACGGGCGCCAAGTTCGATTCGAGCAAGGACCGCAATGACCCGTTCCAGTTCTCGCTCGGTGGCGGCCAGGTCATCCGCGGCTGGGATGAAGGCGTGCAGGGCATGAAAGTGGGGGGCGCGCGGCGTCTGACGATTCCGGCCAGCCTTGGTTATGGCGCGCGTGGCGCGGGCGGCGTGATTCCGCCGAACGCGACGCTGATTTTCGACGTCGAGCTGCTGGCAGTGTAG
- a CDS encoding transglycosylase domain-containing protein, with protein sequence MLEHTEAHSPEQDSAPTPPKKKRGRIKLVLALILLALLSVVVVWGVHEARTSTMQAKFFARMAKKISYKVEPGPSPAIRFPSDSPYDERLGYANMPDYLEKLKTRDYEIAAQARISPKMVELADRGLFATYREKTKVGLTILDCKAQPLFSSLYPERYYASFAETPALLVKSLLFIENRELLDTKYPKRNPAVEWDRFSKAVFDKSLQMFIPGEDRRSAGGSTLATQIEKYRHSPDGRTSSLSEKLRQMASATLRAYQYGEDTTMARRQIVVDYLNTVPLSAKSGYGEVNGIGDGMWVWYGRDFASMNKVLQGDVTTPDAALTYKQALSLMIAQRRPAHYLGAGDDDLEALTNTHLRVLAAASVISPQLRDAALKVKLSPSTASGVAPPAANSFVSRKAANAVRTHLGSLLGESRLYNLDRLDLSVVSTLDSDAQQAVTAMLRKLRDAAAAEAAGLTGKGMLGNGDPAAVVYSFTLMERGENVNYLRVQTDNYDQPLDINEGAKLDLGSTAKLRALVTYLDIVDQLHKRFSGMEVAEIRKTVVDPKDLMTQWAMAYFSDLPKDGPRDLPSMLAAALDRKYSASPHEGFFTGGGLHTFGNFSKLDDRKIMSVRDALKSSTNLVFVRMMRDVVRYYMFQLPGSSAALLQDADDPRRAEYLARFADREGREFLTRFYNKYRGKNAAESEKVLLASLRPTPTRLAAVHRTVRPEATLQQFSAFIHDNLPSANEVPEERIARMYEQYSPAAMSLADRGYVATIHPLELWLVGYLRSHDKANFADVVAASVKERQLVYAWLFNTHRKHAQDRRIAGLLEVEAFLKVHAQWKKMGYPFDSLVPSYATTLGASADRPASLAEMMGIIVNNGVRKPVERIDSLHFAKGTPYETLVRHAKPPAGEQVLSPDVARAVADAIRGVVAEGTAKRVKTAFQLKDGSIIAVGGKTGTGDQRFEVYGAGGRLIESRYVNRSATFVFNIGERFFGSMTAYVQGPKSADYDFTSALPVQLLTVLAPSLMPLIEPPAKPNGQTCVR encoded by the coding sequence ATGTTGGAACATACTGAAGCACACTCCCCGGAACAGGATTCGGCGCCCACCCCGCCGAAGAAAAAACGCGGCCGCATCAAGCTGGTGCTGGCGCTGATCCTGCTCGCGTTGCTGTCGGTGGTGGTGGTGTGGGGCGTGCACGAGGCGCGCACCTCGACCATGCAGGCCAAGTTCTTTGCGCGCATGGCCAAGAAGATCAGTTACAAGGTCGAGCCGGGGCCGTCCCCTGCAATCCGCTTTCCGTCCGACAGTCCTTACGATGAGCGGCTGGGCTACGCCAATATGCCGGACTATCTTGAAAAGCTGAAAACGCGCGACTACGAGATCGCCGCCCAGGCCCGCATTTCGCCCAAGATGGTGGAACTGGCCGACCGCGGCCTGTTTGCCACCTATCGCGAAAAGACCAAGGTTGGCCTGACCATCCTCGACTGCAAGGCGCAGCCCCTGTTCTCATCGCTGTACCCGGAGCGCTACTACGCCAGCTTCGCAGAAACCCCGGCGCTGCTGGTCAAGAGCCTGCTGTTCATTGAAAACCGCGAGCTGCTCGATACCAAGTACCCCAAGCGCAATCCGGCGGTGGAATGGGACCGCTTCAGCAAGGCCGTGTTTGACAAGAGCCTGCAAATGTTCATCCCCGGCGAAGACCGCCGTTCGGCCGGCGGCAGCACGCTGGCGACCCAGATCGAAAAATACCGCCATTCGCCCGACGGCCGTACCAGCTCGCTGTCGGAAAAGCTGCGCCAGATGGCGTCGGCCACCCTGCGCGCCTATCAGTATGGCGAGGACACCACCATGGCGCGGCGCCAGATCGTGGTCGACTATCTCAACACCGTACCGCTGTCGGCCAAGTCGGGCTATGGCGAAGTTAACGGCATCGGCGACGGCATGTGGGTCTGGTACGGGCGCGATTTCGCGTCCATGAACAAGGTGCTCCAGGGCGACGTGACCACGCCCGATGCCGCCCTCACCTACAAGCAGGCGCTCTCGCTGATGATCGCCCAGCGCCGTCCGGCGCATTACCTGGGCGCCGGCGACGACGACCTGGAAGCGCTGACCAACACCCACCTGCGCGTGCTGGCCGCGGCCAGCGTGATTTCGCCGCAACTGCGCGACGCTGCGCTCAAGGTCAAGCTCTCGCCATCGACGGCCTCCGGCGTGGCCCCGCCCGCGGCCAACAGCTTCGTCTCGCGCAAGGCCGCCAATGCGGTCCGTACTCACCTGGGCAGCCTGCTCGGCGAGAGCCGGCTGTACAATCTGGACCGCCTCGACCTGTCGGTGGTGAGCACGCTCGATTCGGACGCCCAGCAGGCCGTGACGGCCATGCTGCGCAAGCTGCGCGACGCCGCCGCCGCCGAAGCGGCCGGCCTGACCGGCAAGGGCATGCTCGGCAACGGCGATCCGGCTGCCGTGGTGTACAGCTTCACGCTGATGGAGCGCGGCGAAAACGTGAACTATCTGCGCGTGCAGACCGATAACTACGACCAGCCGCTCGATATCAATGAGGGCGCCAAGCTCGATCTCGGCTCCACCGCCAAGCTGCGCGCGCTCGTCACCTACCTCGACATCGTCGACCAGCTGCACAAGCGTTTTTCCGGCATGGAGGTGGCCGAGATCAGGAAGACCGTGGTCGACCCCAAGGACTTGATGACCCAGTGGGCCATGGCATACTTTTCGGACCTGCCAAAAGATGGGCCGCGCGACTTGCCTTCCATGCTCGCGGCCGCGCTGGACCGTAAATATTCGGCCAGCCCCCACGAAGGCTTTTTCACCGGCGGCGGCCTGCACACCTTTGGCAACTTCAGCAAGCTCGATGACCGCAAGATCATGTCGGTACGCGACGCGCTCAAGAGTTCGACCAACCTCGTATTCGTGCGCATGATGCGCGATGTGGTGCGTTACTACATGTTCCAGCTCCCCGGTTCGTCGGCGGCCCTGCTGCAGGACGCGGACGACCCGCGCCGGGCCGAATACCTGGCCCGCTTTGCCGACCGTGAAGGCCGCGAGTTCCTGACGCGCTTTTATAACAAGTACCGCGGCAAGAACGCGGCCGAGTCGGAAAAAGTGCTGCTGGCCAGCCTGCGCCCCACGCCGACGCGCCTGGCGGCGGTACACCGCACGGTGCGGCCGGAGGCGACGCTGCAGCAGTTCAGCGCCTTCATCCACGACAATCTGCCATCGGCCAACGAGGTGCCGGAAGAGCGCATTGCCCGCATGTACGAGCAGTATTCGCCGGCCGCCATGTCGCTGGCCGACCGCGGTTACGTGGCCACCATTCATCCGCTGGAATTGTGGCTGGTCGGTTACCTGCGCAGCCATGACAAGGCCAATTTCGCCGACGTGGTGGCGGCCAGCGTCAAGGAGCGCCAGCTGGTCTACGCCTGGCTGTTCAACACGCACCGCAAGCATGCCCAGGATCGCCGCATTGCCGGCCTGTTGGAAGTGGAAGCCTTCCTCAAGGTCCACGCGCAGTGGAAGAAGATGGGTTATCCCTTCGATTCGCTGGTGCCCTCGTATGCCACGACCCTGGGGGCGTCGGCAGACCGGCCGGCATCGTTGGCCGAGATGATGGGCATTATCGTCAACAATGGCGTGCGCAAGCCGGTCGAGCGCATCGATTCGCTGCACTTTGCCAAGGGCACACCTTACGAAACGCTGGTGCGGCATGCCAAGCCGCCGGCGGGCGAGCAGGTCCTCTCGCCTGACGTGGCGCGCGCGGTGGCCGATGCCATCCGCGGCGTGGTGGCCGAGGGTACCGCCAAGCGCGTCAAGACTGCCTTCCAGCTCAAGGATGGTTCGATCATCGCAGTCGGCGGCAAGACCGGCACCGGCGACCAGCGCTTTGAAGTCTACGGCGCCGGCGGCCGCCTGATCGAGTCGCGCTATGTGAACCGGTCGGCGACCTTTGTCTTCAATATCGGCGAGCGCTTCTTCGGCAGCATGACGGCGTATGTGCAGGGTCCGAAATCGGCCGACTACGACTTCACCAGCGCCCTGCCGGTGCAGTTGCTGACCGTGCTGGCGCCGTCGCTGATGCCGCTGATCGAGCCGCCGGCCAAGCCGAACGGCCAGACCTGCGTGCGCTGA
- a CDS encoding polyhydroxyalkanoic acid system family protein, translating into MADISIIHEHKLTPKKAREAAQKVADSISEEYGLACEWEGDTLHFERSGVQGQLTLEKKKAEMFIRLGFLMSAMAPMIQSKVEENMKKVFGSA; encoded by the coding sequence ATGGCAGACATCAGCATCATTCACGAACACAAACTGACGCCGAAAAAAGCGCGCGAAGCGGCGCAAAAGGTGGCCGACAGCATTTCCGAAGAATATGGCCTGGCGTGCGAATGGGAAGGCGATACCCTGCACTTCGAGCGCAGCGGCGTGCAGGGCCAGCTGACGCTGGAAAAGAAAAAAGCCGAGATGTTCATCCGTCTCGGCTTCCTGATGAGCGCCATGGCGCCAATGATCCAGTCCAAGGTGGAAGAGAACATGAAGAAGGTGTTCGGTTCCGCCTGA
- the fdxA gene encoding ferredoxin FdxA: MTHVVTESCISCRYTDCVDVCPVDCFREGPNFLAIDPDECIDCAVCVAECPVNAIYAEEDVPGDQQQFIKINVDLARVWPSITKTKPALPEAEQWKDVKDKLDQLVR, from the coding sequence ATGACCCACGTTGTCACCGAATCGTGCATCAGCTGTCGTTACACCGATTGCGTCGATGTATGCCCGGTAGATTGTTTCCGGGAAGGCCCGAATTTTCTGGCGATCGATCCTGACGAGTGCATCGACTGCGCCGTCTGCGTGGCCGAATGCCCCGTCAACGCCATTTACGCGGAAGAAGACGTGCCGGGCGACCAGCAGCAGTTTATCAAGATCAACGTTGACCTGGCCCGCGTCTGGCCATCCATTACCAAGACCAAGCCAGCACTGCCGGAAGCGGAGCAGTGGAAGGACGTCAAGGACAAGCTGGACCAGCTGGTTCGCTGA
- a CDS encoding putative Na+/H+ antiporter: MSDIDLIAAILFGLALAHTFATKTFERLADRFPRHAGLFHFMGEVEVVFGLWAMVLIVAMALVAGGAQAIQYAETRTYTEPLFVFVIMVVAASRPVLETIRALVDTVARVVPLRTALVRVWLCLALVPLLGSFITEPAAMTLAALMLAPLVFRQDQGMPEWLKYAALGVLFVNVSIGGTLTSFAAPPVLMVAKTWGWSSAFMAATFGWKAALAVLVNATAVTWLLRAHIRDTLPAPDASLLPVPLAVAAIHLMFLASVVLFAHHPVIFLGLFMFFLGFTKAYEQYQTRLILKEGLLVGFFLAGLVVLGGMQRWWLQPIVSGLEPTALFFGATALTAITDNAALTYLGSLIAGMSDQAKYMLVAGAVAGGGLTVIANAPNPAGVSLLRDGFSDESIGVGGLLLGALPPTLVAMLALYLL, translated from the coding sequence ATGTCCGATATTGATCTGATTGCCGCCATCCTGTTTGGTCTGGCGCTGGCTCATACCTTCGCCACCAAGACCTTTGAACGCCTGGCCGACCGCTTTCCGCGCCACGCCGGCCTGTTTCACTTCATGGGCGAGGTGGAGGTGGTGTTCGGCCTGTGGGCCATGGTGCTGATCGTGGCCATGGCGCTGGTGGCAGGCGGGGCCCAGGCCATTCAGTATGCCGAGACGCGCACCTACACCGAACCCCTGTTCGTGTTTGTCATCATGGTGGTGGCGGCCTCGCGCCCGGTGCTCGAGACCATTCGCGCCCTGGTCGACACGGTGGCGCGCGTGGTGCCGCTGCGTACCGCGCTCGTGCGTGTATGGCTGTGCCTGGCCCTGGTGCCATTGCTGGGCTCCTTCATCACGGAGCCGGCCGCCATGACGCTGGCCGCACTCATGCTCGCACCCCTGGTGTTCCGCCAGGACCAGGGAATGCCGGAATGGCTCAAGTATGCAGCACTGGGGGTGCTGTTCGTGAATGTGTCGATCGGCGGCACCCTGACCTCGTTCGCCGCGCCACCGGTGCTGATGGTGGCCAAGACCTGGGGCTGGAGCAGCGCCTTCATGGCCGCCACTTTCGGCTGGAAGGCGGCCCTGGCCGTGCTGGTCAATGCCACCGCCGTCACCTGGCTGCTGCGTGCTCACATTCGCGATACCCTGCCTGCCCCGGACGCGTCGCTGTTGCCGGTGCCGCTGGCAGTCGCTGCCATCCACCTCATGTTCCTGGCCTCGGTGGTCCTGTTTGCCCACCACCCGGTCATCTTCCTGGGCCTGTTCATGTTTTTCCTCGGCTTTACCAAGGCCTACGAGCAGTACCAGACCCGGCTCATCCTCAAGGAAGGCTTGCTGGTGGGCTTCTTCCTGGCCGGGCTGGTGGTGCTGGGCGGGATGCAGCGCTGGTGGCTGCAGCCCATCGTGTCCGGCCTGGAGCCGACCGCCCTGTTTTTCGGCGCCACCGCGCTCACGGCCATTACCGACAATGCCGCCCTGACCTATCTTGGCTCCCTCATCGCCGGCATGAGCGATCAGGCCAAATACATGCTGGTGGCCGGCGCCGTGGCCGGCGGCGGCCTGACCGTGATTGCCAATGCCCCCAATCCGGCCGGCGTGTCGCTGCTGCGCGACGGCTTCAGCGACGAATCGATCGGCGTGGGTGGCCTGCTGCTGGGCGCCCTGCCGCCCACCCTGGTGGCCATGCTGGCCCTGTACCTGCTCTGA
- a CDS encoding acyl-CoA-binding protein codes for MSLQEQFDQAQADSKNLSERPDNMTLLKIYALYKQASAGDVDGKRPGFTDMVGRAKYDAWDGLKGISKEDAMQQYIDLIEELKG; via the coding sequence ATGAGTTTGCAAGAACAATTCGACCAGGCCCAGGCCGATTCCAAGAACCTGTCCGAGCGTCCCGACAACATGACCTTGTTGAAGATTTATGCGCTCTACAAGCAGGCCTCGGCCGGCGATGTCGACGGCAAGCGCCCCGGCTTTACCGACATGGTCGGGCGCGCCAAGTACGATGCCTGGGATGGCCTCAAGGGCATCAGCAAGGAAGACGCCATGCAGCAGTACATTGACCTGATCGAGGAACTGAAGGGCTGA
- a CDS encoding TAXI family TRAP transporter solute-binding subunit: MSKIRKFTQFSFRDLVAATGPTILIIAALCLLAYVLVDPTPPRHVTLATGQENSAYEELGKKYAAALGRHGIKVTLVRSLGSQENLQRLQEGKVDIAFVQSGSSDGRGGADPRLQDLVSLGSLFTEPVWLFLREPVKAAQIKDLKGLKINVGPEGTGVPQLFRKILDLNGIEPDEVTLGALENTPGTMALLDGSIDGLVFSSGPEALMVQMLLQTPGIRLFNFDQAEAYARRLPFLSHVVLPRGIVDVGRDLPAQDYHLIAPTATLVAREQLHPALVDLFVQAATDIHGGTGWFQQQGQFPTERYTEIPVSRDAAKFYKDGPPLLQRYMSFWMANFLDRMWVVVVALAALLLPLSKVVPPLYVWRIRSRVYRWYGQLRTVEQELEAAQAAGHPELAKGLLQRLDEIEELVNQISIPLAFADGLYGLRSHINFVRQRVKGVLAAGDAAAAAKDAAPA; this comes from the coding sequence ATGTCGAAAATCCGGAAGTTCACCCAGTTCTCGTTCCGGGACCTGGTCGCCGCGACCGGTCCCACTATCCTCATCATCGCCGCCCTGTGCCTGCTGGCCTATGTGCTGGTCGATCCCACCCCGCCGCGCCACGTCACGCTGGCCACGGGTCAGGAAAACAGCGCCTATGAAGAGCTGGGCAAGAAATACGCGGCCGCGCTGGGCCGGCATGGCATCAAGGTGACACTGGTGCGCTCGCTCGGTTCGCAGGAAAATCTGCAGCGCCTGCAGGAGGGGAAGGTCGATATCGCCTTTGTCCAGAGCGGATCGAGTGATGGACGGGGCGGCGCCGACCCCCGGCTGCAGGACCTGGTGTCGCTGGGCAGCCTGTTCACCGAGCCGGTCTGGCTGTTCCTGCGCGAGCCGGTCAAGGCAGCGCAGATCAAGGACCTCAAGGGCTTGAAAATCAATGTGGGGCCGGAAGGCACCGGTGTGCCGCAGCTGTTTCGCAAGATTCTGGACCTGAACGGAATTGAGCCCGATGAGGTCACCCTTGGCGCGCTCGAAAACACCCCGGGCACGATGGCCCTGCTCGACGGCAGCATCGACGGACTGGTGTTTTCGTCGGGACCGGAGGCGCTGATGGTGCAGATGCTGCTGCAAACGCCCGGCATCCGCCTGTTCAACTTTGACCAGGCTGAAGCCTATGCACGGCGCCTGCCATTCCTGTCGCACGTGGTCCTGCCGCGCGGGATCGTCGATGTGGGACGCGACTTGCCGGCCCAGGATTACCACCTCATCGCGCCCACCGCCACGCTGGTGGCGCGCGAGCAGCTCCATCCGGCCCTGGTGGACCTGTTCGTACAGGCGGCTACCGACATCCACGGCGGCACCGGCTGGTTCCAGCAGCAGGGCCAGTTCCCGACCGAGCGGTATACCGAAATTCCCGTGTCGCGCGACGCCGCCAAGTTCTACAAGGATGGACCGCCGCTGCTGCAGCGCTACATGAGCTTTTGGATGGCCAATTTCCTCGACCGCATGTGGGTTGTGGTGGTGGCGCTGGCGGCGTTGCTGCTGCCCCTGTCAAAGGTGGTGCCGCCCTTGTACGTGTGGCGCATCCGCTCGCGCGTCTACCGCTGGTATGGCCAGCTGCGCACGGTGGAGCAGGAACTGGAGGCGGCGCAGGCGGCCGGCCATCCGGAGCTGGCCAAGGGACTGCTTCAGCGCCTCGACGAGATCGAGGAACTGGTCAACCAGATTTCCATTCCGCTGGCCTTTGCCGACGGCCTGTACGGCCTGCGCAGCCACATCAACTTCGTGCGCCAGCGGGTCAAGGGCGTGCTGGCGGCCGGTGACGCTGCGGCCGCTGCGAAAGACGCCGCGCCGGCCTGA
- a CDS encoding GNAT family N-acetyltransferase yields the protein MHSPVFRPATKSDIPAIVAMLADDPLGARRESPAQPLPSSYYAAYSAISADPNNELIVCTIEDRVVGVMQLTFIPYLTYRGSWRALIEGVRIASSERNSGVGTRMFEHAIARANARRCVMLQLTTDRERPDALRFYEKLGFVASHHGMKLKLAP from the coding sequence ATGCATTCACCGGTATTTCGACCCGCCACGAAAAGTGACATTCCCGCTATCGTGGCCATGCTGGCCGATGACCCGCTCGGGGCCCGGCGCGAAAGTCCCGCCCAGCCTCTTCCCTCCTCGTACTACGCTGCATACAGCGCAATCAGCGCGGATCCAAACAATGAGCTCATCGTGTGTACGATAGAAGATCGGGTTGTCGGCGTGATGCAGCTGACCTTCATCCCCTATCTCACGTACCGGGGCTCGTGGCGGGCGCTGATTGAAGGGGTGCGTATCGCATCGTCTGAACGCAATAGCGGCGTGGGGACGCGCATGTTTGAGCATGCGATTGCGCGCGCCAACGCGCGCCGCTGCGTGATGCTGCAGCTAACAACCGACAGGGAGCGGCCGGATGCCTTACGCTTTTATGAAAAGCTGGGCTTTGTCGCGTCGCATCACGGCATGAAGCTGAAACTGGCGCCCTAG
- a CDS encoding molybdopterin-binding protein, whose amino-acid sequence MPVAAKTFGLIIIGDEILSGKRQDRHLPHLLELLAARGLQLAWVQIIGDDPQRITATLRQSMASGDVVFCCGGIGATPDDHTRQCAAHAAGLPLALHPEACANIDERISEMARAAGLAADLACAEHQQRRQMAVFPEGATLIPNSYNRIAGFSVGTHHFLPGFPVMAGPMMAWVLDHLYRDQFHLVARAEQSMLVYGIHESALAPWMAAVEARYPQVKAFSLPHVGEGGARAHIEFGVKGDPVQTAAAFAQLCSHLDGAGAEYAPLPAHGAPA is encoded by the coding sequence ATGCCGGTAGCAGCAAAGACCTTTGGCCTCATTATCATCGGCGACGAGATCCTGTCGGGCAAGCGCCAGGACCGGCATCTGCCGCACCTGCTGGAGCTGCTCGCCGCGCGCGGCCTGCAACTGGCCTGGGTCCAGATCATTGGCGACGACCCGCAGCGCATCACCGCCACGTTGCGCCAGTCCATGGCCAGCGGCGACGTGGTGTTCTGCTGCGGCGGCATCGGCGCCACGCCGGACGATCACACGCGCCAGTGCGCGGCGCACGCGGCCGGCCTGCCGCTGGCCCTGCATCCTGAGGCATGCGCCAATATCGATGAGCGCATCAGCGAGATGGCGCGCGCGGCCGGGCTGGCCGCCGACCTCGCATGCGCCGAACACCAGCAGCGCCGCCAGATGGCCGTGTTTCCCGAAGGCGCCACGCTGATCCCGAACAGCTATAACCGGATTGCGGGCTTTAGCGTCGGCACCCATCATTTCCTGCCCGGCTTTCCCGTCATGGCCGGCCCGATGATGGCATGGGTGCTCGATCACCTGTACCGCGACCAGTTCCACCTGGTGGCGCGCGCCGAGCAGTCGATGCTGGTGTACGGCATCCACGAGTCGGCCCTGGCGCCATGGATGGCGGCTGTCGAGGCGCGCTACCCGCAGGTCAAGGCCTTCAGCCTGCCGCATGTGGGCGAGGGCGGTGCGCGTGCCCATATCGAATTTGGCGTCAAGGGCGATCCGGTGCAAACGGCGGCGGCGTTCGCGCAGCTGTGCAGTCACCTGGACGGCGCCGGCGCCGAGTACGCGCCACTGCCGGCGCACGGTGCGCCGGCCTGA